The Kitasatospora albolonga nucleotide sequence CCCAGATCTGGTTGTAGAGCCGCTCGTCCATCGACCAGCCGGTCGCGTCCCCGGCGACCGGCTGCGCGGGCTCTCCGGGCTGGGCGGGGGGCGCGGCGGGCGGGGGCGAGGGCGGGGCGGCGTGCTGTCTGCGGGGGTGCGCGTAGTTGATGGGGCCGCCGGTCGCGGGGGCGGAGGCCGCGGCGGGGTCGGCCGACGGGGGCGCGGGGGCGGAGGCCGGGTTGGACAGCGGCTCGGAGGGAGCCCCGGGACCGGTCGGTGCGGGTTCAGAGGGGCCCCTGCCACCGGTCGGCGGCTCGGAGGAACGGCCGGCCTGGGGCGAGGCGGCCTGGGGTGTGGCGGGCTGGGGCGCGGCGGGCGAAGGCGCGGCGGGCTGGGGCGCGACCGGCGGGTGTGTGGTCGGCGGGTGCGTGGCTGCCGACGGCTGTGTGGTCGACGGGTGTGTGGTCGGCGCGTGGTGGCCGGGCGGGGCGGAGGCGTGCCGTACGCGGTCGCCTTCGGGGGTGCGGGGCGGTGGCGGGGCCACCGAGCGGGCCAGGGACCGGGCGACGGCCTCCTGGATGGACGCGGCCAGCTCGGCCGCCCCGGCGAAGCCCTGGTCGGCGAGCATCCCGGCCAGTCCGGTCGCGTACCCCTGGCCGACGGCCCGGACCTTCCAGGCGCCCTGGCGGCGGTAGAGCTCCAGGGCGTTGACCGCCGACTCGGCGTCGAGGCCGGTGAGGGTGAAGGTGGCTATCTCGGTGCCGTCGAGGCCGGTGACGGCGACGAAGGGCGCGGCGGTCGCGCCGAACCGGGCCGGGCCGCCGACACCCACCGGGAGGGCGAGGAGCACGGTGACCCGGTGCACCTCCTCGGGGAGGGCTTCCAGGTCGACGGCGAGGCGGTGGGCGGCCGCGGCCTGCCGGGAGACCTCCAGGCCGGGGAGCCGGTGCGAGCCGGGGTGGGCGATCCACTCGGCGCGGCGCACCGTGCCGTGCTCATCGCCGAGGGTCGCCCCGGCCACGACGGGCGAGCCCGCCGACACCCGGATCTCCAGACGGGTCCGGGGCAGGGTGTGGTTCTGCCCCCGGACCAGTTCGGCCGTCATTGCGCTGTCCCCCTCGACGATGTGTGCTGCGGTCGGCCCCGCGCGGTGCGGCTCCCGGGAGCGGGTGCCCCCGGGAGCCGCACGTGCCGGTGCCGGCCTGATCCGGTCCGGTCCGCCTACAGGTGGGGCAGGATGGACGGCATCAGGTCCTGGAACGTGCGGCCGTTGGCCGGGTTTCCGAGGGCGGTCATCTTCCATCCGCTCCCCGCGCGGTGGACCTTCGCCATGATCTGGGCGGTGTACTGGCCGCCGCCGTCCAGCGTGTACCGGGCGAGCTCCTGGCCGTTGGTCTCGTCGACGATGCGGCAGAAGGCGTTCTGGACCTCCTGGAACGTCTGCCCGGTGAAGGAGTTCACCGTGAAGACGATCTGGTCGATGTGGACCGGGACGCGCTGGAGGTCCACGAGGATCGCCTCGTCGTCGCCGCCGGAGCCCGCGCCGCCGACCAGGTTGTCCCCGGTGTGCTTGACCGAGCCGTCGTCACTGACGAGGTGGCGGAAGAAGACGACGTCGACCGGCTGCTTGTCGGCGAAGAGCACCGCCGAGGCGTCCAGGTCGATCTCCCGGGTGCGCGAGCCGAACAGACCGCGGCGCGGAGCCGCCTGCCAGCCGAGCCCCATCCGTACCGCCGTCAGGGTCCCCCCGTCGCTCTTCTGCAGGTTGATGGCCTGACCCTTGGTCATATTGACCGTCACGCGCTGTCCCCTCTCGGCATTGCCCCGCAACCGTCCGTGTGCGGTTTACCCGAACCCTACGCATTCCCCCCGGGACGGCAGGAGGTTCGGTCCGTTTTTGTGTCGGTCTTGCAACACACCGGGCGGCGGTCGCCCCGCCGCCCGGTGGGCCGGGCCTCAGGCGAGGCCCGCCTCCTTCATCTGGCGCAGCTCCTTCTTCAGCTCGCCGACCTCGTCGCGGAGCCGGGCGGCCACCTCGAACTGCAGGTCGGCGGCGGCGGCCCGCATCCGGTCGGTCATCTCCTCGATGATTCCGGCCAGTTCGGCCGCGGGACGGTCGCCGACCACGGCACCGGCCGACGCGCCCTTGGTCTTCGCGCCGCCCTTGGCCGCCTTGGCGCCGAGCGTCGGCACCGGGGTCTTGGCCTCCTTGCCCTGCCGGTAGCCGGTGCCGAGGAGCTGCTCGGTGTCGACCTCCTCGCGGTGGATGGTCGCGACGATGTCGTTGATCTTCTTGCGCAGCGGCTGCGGGTCGATGCCGCGCTCGGTGTTGTACGCGATCTGCTTCTCGCGGCGGCGGTTGGTCTCGTCGATGGCCTGCTCCATCGCCGGGGTGACCTTGTCCGCGTACATATGGACCTGGCCGGACACGTTACGGGCGGCGCGTCCGATGGTCTGGATGAGCGAGGTGCCGGAGCGCAGGAAGCCCTGTTTGTCGGCGTCGAGGATGGCCACGAGGGAGACCTCGGGCAGGTCGAGACCCTCACGCAGCAGGTTGATGCCGACCAGGACGTCGTACTCGCCGGAGCGCAGCTCGCGCAGCAGCTCGATACGGCGCAGGGTGTCGACGTCGCTGTGCAGATACCTGACCTGGATGCCGAGCTCCAGGAAGTAGTCGGTGAGGTCCTCCGCCATCTTCTTGGTGAGGGTGGTGACCAGGACCCGCTCGTCGCGCTCGGTGCGGGTGCGGATCTCGTGCACCAGGTCGTCGATCTGCCCCTCGGTGGGCTTGACGACGATCTCGGGGTCGACGAGGCCGGTGGGACGGATGATCTGCTCCACGAAGCCGTCGCCGCGCGAGAGCTCGTACTTCCCCGGGGTGGCGGAGAGGTACACCGTCTGGCCGATCCGCTTCAGGAACTCCTCCCATTTCAGCGGGCGGTTGTCCATCGCGGACGGCAGCCGGAAGCCGTGGTCGACCAGCGTGCGCTTGCGGGAGGCGTCGCCCTCGTACATCGCGCCGATCTGCGGCACCGTGACGTGCGACTCGTCGAGGACGAGCAGGAAGTCCTCGGGGAAGTAGTCGAGGAGGGTGTTGGGGGCGGTGCCCGGGGCCCGCTCGTCGAAGTGCATCGAGTAGTTCTCGATGCCGGAGCAGCTGCCGATCTGGTGGAGCATCTCGATGTCGTACGTGGTGCGCATGCGCAGCCGCTGGGCCTCCAGCATCTTGCCCTGCTTCTCCAGCTCGGCCAGGCGCTCCTGGAGCTCCTCCTCGATGCCCCGGACGGCCTTCTGCAGCCGCTCGGGTCCGGCCACGTAGTGGCTGGCGGGGAAGACGTGGACCACGGGGTCCTCGCTGATGACCTCGCCGGTCAGCGGGTGCAGGGTGGAGAGGGCCTCGATCTCGTCCCCGAACATCTCGATGCGGACGGCGAGCTCCTCGTAGACCGGGAAGATCTCGATGGTGTCGCCCCGGACCCGGAAGGTGCCGCGGGTGAACGCGAGGTCGTTGCGCGCGTACTGCATCTCGACGAA carries:
- a CDS encoding export associated protein gives rise to the protein MTAELVRGQNHTLPRTRLEIRVSAGSPVVAGATLGDEHGTVRRAEWIAHPGSHRLPGLEVSRQAAAAHRLAVDLEALPEEVHRVTVLLALPVGVGGPARFGATAAPFVAVTGLDGTEIATFTLTGLDAESAVNALELYRRQGAWKVRAVGQGYATGLAGMLADQGFAGAAELAASIQEAVARSLARSVAPPPPRTPEGDRVRHASAPPGHHAPTTHPSTTQPSAATHPPTTHPPVAPQPAAPSPAAPQPATPQAASPQAGRSSEPPTGGRGPSEPAPTGPGAPSEPLSNPASAPAPPSADPAAASAPATGGPINYAHPRRQHAAPPSPPPAAPPAQPGEPAQPVAGDATGWSMDERLYNQIWGMFEDLARAAAAYRSAVDFAESRMGQELDRALSDPRNRIGGAGDRAREEARAKCDELTARAREVLDRELAQLAAEAAVVEPALPAAYAGWDNPVWHAHRIPMEMPMALRIGDLHLPERTDLRIPLLVRLPLERGMWVDSGRTASEAAALLDTDRLRRLAMETAVLHAARLLAVYPPGEFSVHVIDPAGAAAGPLAPLVDAGVLAGPPAAGPGGVAQVLDRLTRRVDLVQMAVRARAADSLPPDLDTGEQLLVVNDFPHGFDDRAVTQLRYLADEGPSVGVHLLMVADREDARAYGPVLDPLWRSLLRITPVADNHLADPWVGHAWTYEPLTVPSGSRVLEQVLAAVVAARRAAGR
- a CDS encoding Tellurium resistance protein terZ codes for the protein MTVNMTKGQAINLQKSDGGTLTAVRMGLGWQAAPRRGLFGSRTREIDLDASAVLFADKQPVDVVFFRHLVSDDGSVKHTGDNLVGGAGSGGDDEAILVDLQRVPVHIDQIVFTVNSFTGQTFQEVQNAFCRIVDETNGQELARYTLDGGGQYTAQIMAKVHRAGSGWKMTALGNPANGRTFQDLMPSILPHL
- a CDS encoding excinuclease ABC subunit B, which translates into the protein MRPVSKIERTVAPFEVVSPYQPSGDQPAAIAELERRIRAGEKDVVLLGATGTGKSATTAWMIEKLQRPTLVMAPNKTLAAQLANEFRELLPNNAVEYFVSYYDYYQPEAYVPQSDTYIEKDSSINEEVERLRHSATNSLLTRRDVVVVASVSCIYGLGTPQEYVDRMVQLTVGEEIDRDQLLRRFVEMQYARNDLAFTRGTFRVRGDTIEIFPVYEELAVRIEMFGDEIEALSTLHPLTGEVISEDPVVHVFPASHYVAGPERLQKAVRGIEEELQERLAELEKQGKMLEAQRLRMRTTYDIEMLHQIGSCSGIENYSMHFDERAPGTAPNTLLDYFPEDFLLVLDESHVTVPQIGAMYEGDASRKRTLVDHGFRLPSAMDNRPLKWEEFLKRIGQTVYLSATPGKYELSRGDGFVEQIIRPTGLVDPEIVVKPTEGQIDDLVHEIRTRTERDERVLVTTLTKKMAEDLTDYFLELGIQVRYLHSDVDTLRRIELLRELRSGEYDVLVGINLLREGLDLPEVSLVAILDADKQGFLRSGTSLIQTIGRAARNVSGQVHMYADKVTPAMEQAIDETNRRREKQIAYNTERGIDPQPLRKKINDIVATIHREEVDTEQLLGTGYRQGKEAKTPVPTLGAKAAKGGAKTKGASAGAVVGDRPAAELAGIIEEMTDRMRAAAADLQFEVAARLRDEVGELKKELRQMKEAGLA